The Poecilia reticulata strain Guanapo linkage group LG1, Guppy_female_1.0+MT, whole genome shotgun sequence DNA window gatgagactttctccaaaattatAACCTTTTTCAAYctttatagctccactgttgaaaatgaggctctaacattcacaaatgtcattgaaataaaatccagtccaacatctggtttgaggtgattcctctggaacYTGTTGGAGGAAAAAYRtcccaacttcagaagatgWgctttaacctaacagagctctgtggttcctccYgtcagtatgagagtcaggRtgaggaggcgccatgttaggaagagaagtggaagctgcaggatcttcaggacaaacaggtcatgatccTAGGCTACAGATTATCAAtatgtctggacacaggatcaatagaaccagtttaaaagctaaaattaatggttatatgccagacatggaaaactgggatgcactccatgccatgatgttcagaatttaggtatcatggcatctcaaggtgtcaacattgcaaccagtgggctgaaggaaatacagctttattttgtagcaattcaagagcttatatatatataaaatcattattatatttagattaatattttgtcatagtacccccaagaatttaaaactactttcacccctgaatATAACACAAtaagttgaatttaaaatagtttagttttctatcatttaaaacacagttcttaACCTCGTGGCTGTTtgagtttaaccttttgaccatattttagttttattataattaattgctaaaatgttaaatgtgtagatgtttatttactcaatactactgtctcctttttagtttatacagaatataaTGATTCATAATCCGTGAGTTATATTTAGTGCTTACctaacaaaacttttttaaaaagaatacaaatgtttatactctatcagaaggtatcacaaactttcaaccattttattcttcaatttaaactcgagagttaagcaactgaatactgaTAAATTATCTGCAGTTTCTTAAGTcctgtattgtgatgtggaatggTGTCACTACCACTCCAATATAGTGTGTCTCTGGGTCCAATATAGCATGACTGTGGGTCTTTAAAGCAAccagtgaacattaacattagtttgaatattattcacaaaaatactttatgtacaatgaaccactctggagcatgttttttattattatttttgattaacttGTGCAATGATAAATCTTCAGATgggaggaatgtcaaagtaagatccCGTTTaacaaaagtctattgtatgtatTCATGcgtattcttcttttatatcatcaattcaaccaaaactacgTTTTTCAGTGCTTCCaacacacatgtaatatattttaatggataagataaattattgttttaatattctttctccaaacatacttcttcaTGGCATACTTCTATAACTGAGCAGAACAATACCTACAGACGtctcaaaatgtgttaaactgtTTGGCCCATTGCACTGCAACACCAACATGTATTTACATCTCCATTTGAAGGAGTTGGAATACAGGCCAGTATTCCAGTATTTGTGATTAAATACTGAGAATGTTTAATCACAAAGTCTGGATTAGGAGACAATTTCAAAAGAGTCAACAACAACTTAGTATGCCATGGACATCTGCCTGTGATCCTATAATGACCAAcattttacatgtgaaaatgaTTGGAACTTTGTCATGATGACACAACTGATGCTTTATGTAAAGCTCAGTTTTTTCACGTTGGCAGAAACACTTCGGTCTGCATTCCACCACACAATCTTGGATGAGCTTGACAGACATGCAATGTTGACAATATATCATCAGATTTACCCCGAAAATTGTACTTTGATATGCAGACTTATGCAGATTACATCCCCAAGTTGAGCTAAGTGTGTTCAGTGCTGGATGGCGAATGTCACACtaaattgtttccatttgtgTGACTTTGCaacattagaacattttcaacattaatGCCAGTTTTATACTTAAATCTCATCATTTCTCAATTAATAACACTGAGGGGTTTTGTCCAGGTCCTGGAACTAGTAAACAGGTGAACAGAAGGCAAAATGGGTTAGCTACAACAGGAATGAGAATCAAAAGGCCGGTgttcaacagttgatttgcatttgcatggctcccagcaacttcatttaaatatgaaaacctctgctaggcacaaggggagggGGGTGATAGGGGAACGCGGACACGGACACTTTTGACCTTTCTTGGCAGTGCCCTacaattttccactctgacaaaaacctcttgccgatagccctcaatctccatgcgcacggcagaactAGATGTCAATAGCTGTtgaaaatcccacttttcatcCAGTGCATCTTGATAAGGTTTaaacagctggtgtaaaactGAATGCAACATAGAATATCTATAAAACACAATCTAGTTTGTAATCTCTCCTAGTTATCAACATGTCtcgattgaaatagcctaaatATAGTTTTTGGACTAATCTTTATGTTACCTGAAGCAGATTGCCTGCTAAATCttttgatctgccctttgtctgtgtgggaaagaaTGAGGAGAAGTTCCagttttcacactgatctgtgaaaagccataaaacagcaggaatTTAGGCCagtggaggaggagctgtgcttccactttgtttagataaagaagacaactggtgtttgatctcGAAAACAAATTGTAGGGAGTTCTAACTTTGCCCATTTCCCtctctcaggtaaattcatgtgttgtttgcGCTTTGAGTTTTGTGATGTGCTTTTGTGGTGATAGTATGCATCTgacttgaataaatgctgattattgtgacgctgaTACCTCTGTGAGATCTCAGTACTTTGCGCGCAGCATTTTTTGAATCCGGGTATGTGAGAGGATATAGCGAGTAAAAGACAGGAAATGGTGTGAAATCCACCAGCGGCATTAACGCCCAAACGGACAAGGAATCTTTATAATTCATCTTCTCTTAACACTTTGCAGCTGTATGACCCTGAACAGGATGGTAGAGACAAACACAGCTTCTCAGAAAACTCCTGTTATCAATATCAGTTCAGTTCCTCCAGTAAATAAGCCAAAGTTGTTTTGTCTCAACACTGACAATATTGACATGGATTGAACAACATACTGAAATTGTCCAGTAAAATAAGGGATTTTAGTACTCCATCTCCTGAACTAAGACGCAAAATGAGTTCTTGTGAAGCTGTAACAAAACACATATGAAAAGACTAAGTGTATAACAGCAATCCAATAATTTTATGCATATTGAGAAATGTAGGGTCTACATCAGCCACAGTTTTCTAACGCTGTTTGCTTTTCAATAAAGCAACTAAAGACAAAGATCCCTCCCTCTCTATCTCTGTCTCTCGTTTATTGAACAATTCTCTATGCGTTAAATAATTTCCACCACAAGAGTTAGCTGCAATTGAAGCAGAATTCACGATTTTCCGAGAGGAAATCAAACAAAGGGGGTTAAGAAATAAGAAATTGAAGAGTAACGCAGAAgtataaaaatatgaacttaAAGGAAATGATGATAGCTTGTGTTACATTTATGATGTATTGAAGAGAAATAATATAGACAGTCAGCAAATGCAGCAGCAAGACTCAACTAGTTACTACTCAATTGTAAACTCCGCACCATGATGCCGAATTCAGCATCGACCCCCAAACAACATTTCTTAACCTGTCTCTAGCTCTCTTTAACCTGACTAATCAGTAAAAGGTGAAGGTTTTTCGTACCTATCCGGTGTAAGATGGTCTTCGGTATCCGGGTAAAATCCAGCAGTCTGCGCTGATCGTCCATCTCTTCCATCTCGATCTTGACGTTGATTTCTTTCAACTCTGTGAATGTTTCTTCACCAGGAAGTACCTGCTCGTTGATAAATTCTCTCTGAGGCTGAATTGAAgacattttcacttaaaacacgCAAATATTTACCTAAGACACCAAACTCGTCgagaaggacctcgctgcagcaaacagaaaggagCGGGACCACGTGCTTGGCCGGCTGGACGCAGAGCCGGTGTTATGCCGGTGTTATGCCCACCGGCTATCTTTACCGCGGTGTGGGACGGACCACTGGCattatggaagcccatttctatggaagcccatttccgccatgaaagaaaaaataaaagaccaacaggaagtcataatcaTGACTTTCAAATTAATAATTATGAGATACAACGTcttaatttcgactttcaaagtcataatctCATAATtccagtatgttttaaattacatctcagtgtataCTTTAGGTTAATAAAGTATgcgtttttaggtgccttagtaatcttttattatttttgttaaaatggcaaagaataaaaaataaaaataaaaaatcctaatagttaaacttgttttaatgttgtttaacaaATAATATATTCATGCCTCAACATATCAAACATTGACAGTTTAGTGACATAGgttctacaacaaaaacaatatttgttaaCATTAAATGTAGCAAgtatcttcagttttacatcTCTCCGAATatgatctgttgttttcagttttttaactaaaacacgGAAGCTGTTTTTACCgaatccattttcagataagATGTAAGATCTGTTAGTGAGCGGCATTTGCttcagttcacactccagaccagaagGTGGCGTTATTgcacactttcagtttttttgaaaagcgccataaaaagaaaagaagaaaccaTGAGCCAGAGAAGATAatagacgctgttcaaattcgccatttttactcacaGATCATTGCCTTAAAAATAGAGCCTTGATaatagtgttaagaaaatacatttaaatatgctagttttaaaacttaacatgtcttgattgaaatagcctaattatagttttcagattaataacttattctgccctattgacctttattttacctgtagttgcagcagattgtttgctaagATCTTTTTGAACTaccctttgtctgtgtgggaaaacaatcaggagaagttccagttttcacactgatctgtgaaaagccgtAAAACAGCAGCAGTCCAGGCCAGTAGAGAAGCTTTGCTTCCACTTTATTTAGACAAAGGGGACAAATGGCTTTTGATCTTggaaacaaattgcagggagtttctaactttaaagagggtcagagacagctcctggttggatgagcaaagatacgccttatttgaataaattaaagacaagaatacgcctttactaCAAAACTTTCTACACAGGAGTAACAAATTAGAATTGCTCTTGCagttctccaaagacgtctgcttttctttctttcttttcttattcttttccatttgtctcaggtaaatgaatgtatgtctctgttgttcttctgttgtaatttcataCGTTGTCTTCTATTGGATTAAactctgtaattctgtgacgtcaacactcattgttgttttctgtgtggctTCACTTCTCGCCGGGAGAACCTGGGATCTGTAAGAGGAAGATAGAGCCAGAAATTTCCCAAAAATATACTATAACTTAAAATCTTCTTCAATAATAGTTAGTAGTTTTAGTAAATTCAAGCTTGTGACGTCCTAGTctgagttagacgacaacacaactggacaagaaccggatggaaattaaatgtgggTCACGAAAGGAACCgaagggacgaaggctgctaacgTGTGGCTAGCTGGTGGAAAGTTTGCTTCAAAATGCTAATTATCTTCGTTTAATTATAGAtggtgcagtaaagatataaaCAAGCTTAAGTTGgtttcagaaataattattttatcaattttattatgacttttatgattattactataacAATCATTCATGTTATAATTGCATGGAGActctgtttgttgcgacttaatatacttttttttcataaacttaacctggttttaattaagctccgtATGACTTTGATATTATGAGGTTGTTGGTATAACTTGttcatcaatatttttatcttcaacatatttttgcagtctaagcaaatgaagatgaaaaatgaaGCCAGAGAGATCAGGtattagaaaacctaaagactttcctgtctcagatGAAGCtgtgactccaccagatcaacAACCACTTCTGAGTATGATCCGCCACTTTGTCTTCATGGTGTAagtatttatctatttattttttgctgaccagcaagctacattttcaacagcaaagactggtgtgttaccaacactaagtgcttaacaaacataatttgatttaaaaataactggacAGAATTTTCCCCCTTGTTAATCTGCCATTTctctttaatacattttattcattgttagctttcagggccctgtgatggactggtgacctgtccagggtgaaccctacctctcatctgatggcttcTGAaaatgggcaccaccagccccctcGCTACCCTGCAAGGGTCAGCATggtcagatcatggatggaaagctTTTAAGGGAGTTTGTCTCCtgaagtccacacttaaaacagcttcatagttattgccaacatcaactgattctatgacattgctgactatttttttctacttctaacataaacaggcaaagaagacacccagaaatgtttttccaccccaggaaTCCGGTCCCagtcatcatcagttctgattaTGTCACATATACAGCGAGTctacaacgtcttaaaattgtaagtctTATTTTTTCgttgccatttttctgtattctttaaaatacaaatgctttctttgtttaattgctcttttgttatttgtttgtaggtttctgtaaagtGCAGTGGTCCAGTgaatgggaatgttctgtcgttgatcctcttTGTTCTTGGAAAGAAGAAATGTCAGTTTATCTGCAGTAATACTGGAATAATGTAACATTGCATCAAAACAATACTCTGTCCTTGGTGAAATATTCTTCACATTTCCTCTATTTCACATTTcctattgttttattgtgctaaTTTTTATAAGCATGTTGTCTGTAAAGTTTGAATGTATTgacaatttgtaaaaaaaaatttatattggcacttgaagaaaatgtgggtaagactttatttgacagggtgtgcataagagTGATatgatactgtcataaacattacATAACACCTGTTAAGAACATACCAACAGTGTCATGAAGTCtaattcagtaaataattatacttttaatgagaatttgatttaaaagttggatgaaaggttttatgtttatgacggtgtcatgtcagtattattattatgtattatggacaccccatcaaataaagtgttaccaaaatggtaATATATTGAAAGCACAATGTAATTAGTTTCATCAGTAAAGTGTGTTGTAATTGATCCTTCTGTGTTCTGGTACCTGATGTGTTGGCAGTACTGTAGTGTGTATGAAACGTAATGTAGAAAGTGGcaaagcagaataataaaagaCATTAAGTAACTAAAAAGTGTACTTCATTAGCAATTATAATAAACCAAAAGTGTAAGTGCAGCATACTGTAATCacactattaatatattaaatatatatttacaatatacttaaaatacattctaaGTATATGTAACTCAATCACTAAAATAGCACACTCTAAATATACCAATCAAGCACATTTTTGGTACATAAAAAACAGTACAGTACACTTAAAGTACACTAAGTACTACTTAAGTTTGACCAAAAACGTATGTTGAAGTATGtatagtacactttaaatagtGCTTAAATacactaagcacaaaattagtatgtcaaaaaagtcacactttaagtatactaattctaagtatatttgaaatatactcATGATTAGTCCTACTAAAAGTATGCTTAAGTACgttaaaatttaacatactTAATACAAATTTTTCACCAGGGGTATATCATCAgaacatcaaatattttataacaGATGTAGCACCGACATGTAatttatgttaaagttacttgaAGAATTAGCCAGTTAGATTTTGACCAAAGATTACAAGCTTCGATGTATTAAGATCTCGCGAGATCAAGGGTGGATCTCACAACAGGTGAGCACTAATTGATGACACCAGAAAGCTATTTGAGTTGGGGCCTTGACGTCAGCAGCATTTCTGAACAAtgagctttttatttctttgaaccGTTTCCCAAGCAGGTAAAGTGTTCATAGAAAGATTCGGTTTACGTGATAACTACATTTTTTGGTGTTCGAAAAGtgcgagggaaaaaaaatgccgGTGAACAATAACAACCAGGTGAGTGCATTAAGGGAAAATAAACGCCTAcgttaattaacttttttctgtCTAAACGTTTCTGAGGGCATACATTAAATTTCGTTGGTAATTGTGCTAATTTTAgatttgttctttcattttaatcagaaaGTAGTACCGAATGCAGCTGCCCGGCTAATCAAGCTACCCCTGGTTCGCTCAGCCTGTGCCACCCTGTCTGTCCTGTACAAGGATGCTAAAAGCAGCAACCCCGGTCTGAGATCCCTGTGCGAGGCGCTGGAGAGCGGTGTGATCGCCCTGAGCACCGCGGCCTGTACCAGAGCCTCGCCGGTCATTGTTAAACTGGAGCCACAGAGTGAGTCCGACCATGACTGGTTTACTGGAAGTCTTATAATCTTTTGATGCGCAGTGGATTAACCCTGAAGCTAGACGCATTTCTCGACAGGCTGCTCTGAATATCatcaaaaaagtaatttcactACCTTAACTGAAAAAGTAAGACTTTTGTAGACTTGAAggagtttaaatgtttgtcacaaacgtcaaaaatgtttaagttatcTTAAAAtgattatattgtttttaagactGAAATGTTGTGTAGACTACTTATTTTGACTGTCCAGCAGAGACACCGACGTCGTTCACGAGTCGGCCACAAAACGGTCAAAGCTGGTAAAAGCTGACTGCCCAGTTTTAAGAACATGAATAGAAAGCTGAGTGGAATAAAACCCAAGAAAAAGGTGCAGAAGGTTTTAATTGTCACATACTTTAATCCTGAAAAAAAGGGATTGAGAGGGGAGTTCCTGTTGTGCTTCATGGAGGCAACCTTTTCAAAGATCACCGTAGCTGCGATAAACGGATTTAACATATTATTCTCTGTCCTCATGAAACGTACAAATCACCAACGATTTGCCAATGTGTTTGGTTCGTGGCACCTTCATGCTTAGCCATCTACAGCAGTATCAATCACGGCTTGGCAGTTTTCAGTTTAACTTTTGCTTAAATGAGTCAGGCTTGACTCTAACTTGAAGGTATCAGAATCCATAATTTTTACTATAGTTTGAgtcaaatgtatatattttttctccgTTCTACTTTGAAGACATGCAGTAGAAATGCACTGCTGGGTATTGTCTTTAAAGCACACGTTTCTTTTCAGTCTCCATTGCAAATGATTTTGCCTGCAAGGGCCTTGACTGGCTGGAGACTTCATTCCCTGTTCTTCTGTCCCCACCAGATGAGGTACTTCTTATTTAAGTGATTGGCCTACTCTTCTGAAAGGGTGATCCTCATAATGAATTTGACTCAATCACACAGGTTGTTGCTGCTGCCAAGAGCAAGGTAAACGGGATTAGAGATGTGGTGggcattgcagccagtgggacAGTTGTGACAGTGCAACACACCGTCACCTGGGTGATCAGCAGACTGCATCAGGTAGACGGCATTGAGAGCCAGTCAATGGTGGAGCGAGCCATCAGCATGGCC harbors:
- the LOC103466009 gene encoding perilipin-2-like isoform X2 yields the protein MPVNNNNQKVVPNAAARLIKLPLVRSACATLSVLYKDAKSSNPGLRSLCEALESGVIALSTAACTRASPVIVKLEPQISIANDFACKGLDWLETSFPVLLSPPDEVVAAAKSKVNGIRDVVGIAASGTVVTVQHTVTWVISRLHQVDGIESQSMVERAISMASMGLDSALTVSEALVDQVLPPPEEGRIDHGEFIQTHHSGSGPSDELSDSGVEPPGDTPILSASGSFCVSHLQPDV